GCCGCAGAGACACCATTTTGCTGTCCTAAAGCTAATTTTCTTAAATCCTACACATTTTGCCTTAGTGtcgtgcaattctacacattttgtcatgaggttgagagaaaaaaaatctgttttaaagctagtttcctgcaattctacacattttgataTGGCTAATGCCGTGTTCTTAggctatctgagtgactcaaaacATAACAGTTTTAGATTCtctgtctagtttttattttgaTGATTGTTGGTTCTCAAAGATGAtcttgtttaaaaatatatagttCCACTATCTATTTTCTACATGctttatatctggtttatatAAGGGAAACAAACACtggtgtgtgcgagtgtgtgcgtgcatgtataTGTGAAATTTGAAGCAATTGTGAGGAACCTCCACGTGTGAGTGTGTTAGAGTACGAAGGGGGTATATTTACAGagagtggatgtgtgtgtgtgtgtattcatggatgtgCGTGTTTACCAAAACGAATAGCGTACGTCATCCTAAATAAAGGGTGACAAATAGTTGGAGGCCCTTTGATGCAGTCTGTCGATTTGATTGCTTAACATAATGTAATGTTGCATGTGTCATTAAAATCATTGTTGAGAGCACATCGGGGAGCACTGATGTCACCAGATTGCTCCCAAAAGTTGTGTACACCCCAATGTAAAGGGTTGGAACATTATTGCCTGTAAAATGTAGACAGTGGCTCTTATCCAAGGTTGGCAGAAGAGTGAGGCACATGACAATGTAAAAATGACTGGGAGTTTCCCTGATTGTGTGTGGATGCATTCTTATTAGGAATTATTTAACTTATCACATCTTTTTCTGTTTTCTCTCCCATAGGTTTCCAGTGAGCTGCCAAAACAGCCTGCTGTCGTGTGAGAGGAGTCCCAGAAGCTGAGGACAAACATGAAGCAACACTGTAATGTCATCGCGGCTGGCCCATGACATTTAAACCCCATCAGTCCTCTCCACATACCACTCGCCCTCCGTTACCATAAGGGacaatcagtcagtcacccaTCATCtacacaccactacaatacaatgGCCAGCAAGAGGAAGTCAACAGTGCCATGCATGATCCCATCCAAAAACAAACACATGCGTGAGGAGATCATACTTGGCTGCCTCCCTGAGCTCCTACCCACAATCCCAGAGGACAGCATCCTCAGCATATCTGGAGAAGACGGACGCCATTTCttccaggattcctccagacCTGAAGGGGGTGACAGATGGCAGAAAGGGGGCACATACAGCTGCCCACCTTGCCACTTTGAGTCCAGAGATCTGAACTACTTTTTGGACCACCTGCACAGCTGCCACATAGACTTCAGGGCCCAGCCCAGTTTCTACTGCCTGATCTGTGGTGTGTCAGTGGTCAGGTTTGAGGCCCTAGCCCTGCACAACTCTAAAGCCCACCCTGGGGTGTCGGGGGGCTCTGTCACCGTGTCCCTGCATGTCAGGAAGAGCGATGGGGCGACTATCGTGGAGCAGAGCCTGTACACAACAAATGGGGAGGACTCTAACGATCCTGCAATCTCCTTCACTAAAACTCCTATAGTGAGAATGATGAAGGCCAAGGGACAGCACAAGAAGATTGTAGTCTCCCACACAGTAGAGGTGCGGAGGATAGACACTGGGAAGGAGATGAAGCAGACAGACCCCACCATTTTGACGAATGTGCCTAAACTACAGAATGGGTCTCTCAGTGGGACCAGTGGCCCTGCTATGTTGAGGAAACCTCACACTCATGTGATAACGACAACGGTGCCCAATCAAGCCTATCACCAGCACAGCCCTCCCACTTTCTcattctcctcctcatcctccgaTTCCATTAAAAACCTCCCAAAGGTGATGATTCCCCTGAGCAGCATCCCCACCTATGATGCTGCCATGGACACCAGCAGTTTTCTCAAGACTTCCTTTGGAAAGTTCCCCTACCCGACCAAAGCTGAGCTTTGCTACCTGACCGTGGTCTCTGATTGGCCAGAGGAGCTGATCAAACTCTGGTTTACCGCCCATAGACTCAAACAGGGCATCAGCTGGTCCCCCGAGGAGATAGAGGAGGCCAGGAGGAAGATGTTCAGCACTGTCTTCCAAGGAACAGCACCCCCAAAACAGCCCCCTAAGCAACGGCACAACAATCATGTTGTAAACCAACACACTGTCCATGCCCAGCCTGCTCCAGTGGGCCCCAGCCACCAGGCTGCCAGGGTGTCCCATGGTAGTGTAGTGAGCAGGCATGCTGGAGTCATAGCCACTTCGGCTAGCATTTCAGCCTCTGGTCACCCGGTCACCACTAGGGTCTCTTATGTCGCCCCAACCATGATCCCCCCGAAATATCAGACAGTGGTCAGCGGAACAACGCAGGTAGTAGCCAGGAACACTATCCCCACTACTGTGCCCAGCCTGGAGTCTGACAAGAGTGTTGCGCAAAGGTTGGGATTGGCGGGAAACAACGGTTGTGTCATTAGCACCATCAGCagaagcagcagtagcagtagtagttgcagtagcagcagcagcatcagtagtTACTCCTCCATTAGTACTGACGCCGGGGACCATGGCACTAGGAAACCAATCAGCATCATCAGTTGCACCTCCAACATTGGCAATAATGATGATTGTCTCACTGACAGCCATGACAAACCAAACAATCAAAGCAGCAGACACTATAGCATACCATCTGTCCTGGAAGGCTTCAGCAGCAGCAACAAAAGTAAAGTGGTCATGAGTAATACCTGCAAATCTAACGTTATCGCCTATAACATCCATAGCAACGGCAACACAGCTAATCAGGATCATTACCCATCAACAATGGGTGATGATGACCGTAACGACAACAATATCCACAAGTCCAACAACGGCAGTATGAGTAGTGGCTACACCAGCACTAGCAATAATGATAATGTCAACAACCTGAACCATGCCAGCAAAGCCCAAAACGAAAACACCAGCACCAGTGTCATTGCCAAAAGCAGCGGCATATCTATTGTAGAGGATGGCAAATGCACGAAGGAGGTTCCTATGAAAGCTATGTCAGTCCTGCGGCAGCTTATCAAGGAGGAAGACCATTTTGGGGATGACAGGACCTGCCCTGTACTAAAAGTTGACCCCATAAAGATCAAACTTGGTTCAGAGGCCTTCCCTCCAGAGCTCAAGTCTGAGACGCACATCTCAGACCTGTCACACCCGTCCTTCTCTGCCCCCTGGGGCAAGAAAACACCCAGGCAGGTGCACCTTCTGAGACAGGCATTCACCAGCACACGCTGGCCCAGCAGCCAGCAGTCCGAGGAGCTGAGTATCATGACGGGTCTGCCCAAGACAGAGGTGGTCCGCTGGTTCAGTGACAGCCGCTATATTCACAAGAACAGCCAGCTGAAATGGCTGGAGGGCTACCAGTGCCTACCagcagagggggaggaaggaaaaGGCCACAGAGACCAAAACGCAGGGGCACTGATCAACCCTCAGGAGGTTCATAGGAAACTGGTGGAGCAGGAGGTAAACAAGCAGCTTGATGGAGGACCTGAGGGGCTGAGCTCAGGGCAGCGGGGATTCTGGTGGGGTGCAGACACACAGAGGCCGCTGTTGAGTCCAGCAGGGCCagaggagactggggagagagaaagagctgtgGATACAGGGAATGCCGAAGGACTACATGGTCactgggcagagagggaggatgaCCACCAGCAGCCAGTTACCAGCCAGGCCTTTGGTGAGCAGCAGACAGAGCCCAGGTGAGTTCTATCAGTTACCGTTGTCTAATGAAAAGTACTGAATCTGTGATCACCTCATATACCCAAGGCCGGACGGCTCATTATAGGCAGGATTAGGCCGCCGCCTATTGAGGCAGATTGAAGAGGGCGGCATTTGAGCTAAACTGGTCAAGACGCACctccaacaacacataaaacctcacataATTATTTTGATGTTTAAAAAAtagaaatttaaaaaaacacGTATCCCTTTGTCATGATATCCAATTCGTagctacagtcttgtcccatcgctgcaactcccctacggactcgtgcgaggcgaaggtcgaaagcaatgcgtcctctgaaacacgaccccgccaagccacactgcttcttggcacaatgctcacttaacccagaagccagccgcaccaatgtgtcggaggaaacactgtacaactggcgaccaaagtcagtgtgcactgcacccggcccgccacaaggactcgctagagcgcaatgggacaaggctATCCTGGGCTGGCCAAATCCTCCCCAAACCCAGACGGCCAATgtacgccgcctcatgggtctctcggtcgcggccggctgtgcCTTGGACCACTGGGAGGCCAAACCTCGTAtatttctgcccaaaaacaatAACTATTTCTCTCAACCAGTGACATATGGGCGTTTTAGGTGAGCGCTGATGCCACCCTGTGATAATCAGTGCCGACTTTGTCAAAATGCAGGGGTGCAAAATATTTCCTTTGTCCTTTCCCAGCATGCCTCTCCAGAGTGCTGTTGGAGAGACGCATCGCTGCTGCTCTCCACCAACGCTCCGCCCCCCAAAAATGATCTAACATAAATCATGTAGCAGACATAGTATACGGGtggccttttctgtagcctacaggctggagataaaatgtatgacaatgtaATGAGACAGACACTTTTTACATCATGTAGTTTTCTCCGAACAAATAGCCTAATCTAAATGACACCCAATCAAATACAAAATGTGCTGATATGTTAAGaaacaatatacagttgaagtctgaagtttacatacacttacagtgccttgcgaaagtattcggcccccttgaactttgcgaccttttgccacatttcaggcttcaaacataaagatataaaactgtattttttgtgaagaatcaacaacaagtgggacacaatcatgaagtggaacgacatttattggatatttcaatcttttttaacaaatcaaaaactgaaaaattgggcgtgcaaaattattcagcccccttaagttaatactttgtagcgccaccttttgctgcgattacagctgtaagtcgcttggggtatgtctttatcagttttgcacatcgagagactgacattttttcccattcctccttgcaaaacagctcgagctcagtgaggttggatggagagcatttgtgaacagcagttttcagttctttccacatattctcgattggattcaggtctggactttgacttggccattctaacacctggatatgtttatttttgaaccattccattgtaaattttgctttatgttttggatcattgtcttgttggaagacaaatctctgtcccagtctcaggtcttttgcagactccatcaggttttcttccagaatggtcctgtatttggctccatccatcttcccatcaatttgaaccatcttccctgctgaagaaaagcaggcccaaaccatgatgctgccaccaccatgtttgacagtggggatggtgtgttcagctgtgttgcttttacgccaaacataacgttttgcattgttgccaaaaagttcaattttggtttcatctgaccagagcaccttcttccacatgtttggtgtgtctcccaggtggcttgtggcaaactttaaacgacactttttatggatatctttaagaaatggctttcttcttgccactcttccataaaggccagatttgtgcaatatacgactgattgttgtcctatggacagagtctcccacctcagctgtagatctctgcagttcatccagagtgatcatgggcctcttggctgcatctctgatcagtcttctccttgtatgagctgaaagtttagagggacggccaggtcttggtagatttgcagtggtctgatactccttccatttcaatattatcgcttgcacagtgctccttgggatgtttaaagcttgggaaatcgttctgtatccaaatccggctttaaacttcttcacaacagtatctcggacctgcctggtgtgttccttgttcttcatgatgctctctgcgcttttaacggacctctgagactatcacagtgcaggtgcatttatacggagacttgattacacacaggtggattgtatttatcatcattagtcatttaggtcaacattggatcattcagagatcctcactgaacttctggagagagtttgctgcactgaaagtgaaggggctgaataattttgcacgcccaacttttcagtttttgatttgttaaaatagtttgaaatatccaataaatgtcgttccacttcatgattgtgtcccacttgttgttgattcttcacaaaaaaatacagttttatatctttatgtttgaagcctgaaatgtagcaaaaggtcgcaaagttcaagggggccgaatactttcgcaaggcactgtatgttggagtcattaaaactcgtttttcaaccactccacaaatttcttgttaacatacTATAGTTTTTCCAAGTCTGTtcggatatctactttgtgcatgacacaagtcatttttccaacaatagttgacagacagattatttcacttataattcactgtatcacaattccagtgggtcagaagtttagatacacaaagttgactgtgcctttaaacagcttggaaaattccagaaaattatatcatggctttagaagcatctgataggctaattgacataatttgagtgaattggaggtgtacatgtggatgtatttcaaggcctaccttcaaactcagtgtctctttgcttgacatcatgggaaaatcaaaagaaatcagccaagacctcagaaaaaaatttgtggacctccacaagtctggttcatccttgggagaaatttccaaatgcctgaaggtaccacatggatctgtataaacaatagtacgcaagtacaaacaccatggaaccacgcagccgtcttaccgctcaggaaggagacgcgttctgtctcctagagattaaagtactttggtgcgaaaagtgcaaatcaattccataAATACAGCAAAGGTTTTTGTGAAGATgtgaccataatgaccatagttatgtttggaggggaaaaaagggaggcttgcaagccgaagaacaccatcccaactgtgaagcacggggtggcagcatcatgttgtgggggtgctctgTTGTAGGAGGGACTGgcacacttcacaaaataaatagatggctacatgatgaaggaaaattatgtggacatgttgaagcaacatctgaagacatcagtcaggaagttaaagcttggtcttccAAGtgaacaatgactccaagcatatttccaaagttgtggcaaaatggcttaaggacaacaaagtctaggtattggagtggccatcacaaagccctgacctcaatcctacagaaaatgtgtgggcagaactgaaaaagcgtgtgcgagcaaggaggcctacaaacctgaatcagttacaccagctctgtcaggaggaatgggccaaaagtcaACCAacttatgggaagcttgtggaaggctacccgaaacgtttgacccaagttaaacaatttaaaggcaatgctaccaaatactaattgagtgtatataaacttctgacccactgggaatgtgatgaaagaaataaaagttgaagtaaatcattctctctactatt
This is a stretch of genomic DNA from Oncorhynchus mykiss isolate Arlee chromosome 7, USDA_OmykA_1.1, whole genome shotgun sequence. It encodes these proteins:
- the si:ch211-232b12.5 gene encoding zinc fingers and homeoboxes protein 3 → MASKRKSTVPCMIPSKNKHMREEIILGCLPELLPTIPEDSILSISGEDGRHFFQDSSRPEGGDRWQKGGTYSCPPCHFESRDLNYFLDHLHSCHIDFRAQPSFYCLICGVSVVRFEALALHNSKAHPGVSGGSVTVSLHVRKSDGATIVEQSLYTTNGEDSNDPAISFTKTPIVRMMKAKGQHKKIVVSHTVEVRRIDTGKEMKQTDPTILTNVPKLQNGSLSGTSGPAMLRKPHTHVITTTVPNQAYHQHSPPTFSFSSSSSDSIKNLPKVMIPLSSIPTYDAAMDTSSFLKTSFGKFPYPTKAELCYLTVVSDWPEELIKLWFTAHRLKQGISWSPEEIEEARRKMFSTVFQGTAPPKQPPKQRHNNHVVNQHTVHAQPAPVGPSHQAARVSHGSVVSRHAGVIATSASISASGHPVTTRVSYVAPTMIPPKYQTVVSGTTQVVARNTIPTTVPSLESDKSVAQRLGLAGNNGCVISTISRSSSSSSSCSSSSSISSYSSISTDAGDHGTRKPISIISCTSNIGNNDDCLTDSHDKPNNQSSRHYSIPSVLEGFSSSNKSKVVMSNTCKSNVIAYNIHSNGNTANQDHYPSTMGDDDRNDNNIHKSNNGSMSSGYTSTSNNDNVNNLNHASKAQNENTSTSVIAKSSGISIVEDGKCTKEVPMKAMSVLRQLIKEEDHFGDDRTCPVLKVDPIKIKLGSEAFPPELKSETHISDLSHPSFSAPWGKKTPRQVHLLRQAFTSTRWPSSQQSEELSIMTGLPKTEVVRWFSDSRYIHKNSQLKWLEGYQCLPAEGEEGKGHRDQNAGALINPQEVHRKLVEQEVNKQLDGGPEGLSSGQRGFWWGADTQRPLLSPAGPEETGERERAVDTGNAEGLHGHWAEREDDHQQPVTSQAFGEQQTEPRDRLIIELLEV